In the Haloferula helveola genome, one interval contains:
- a CDS encoding matrixin family metalloprotease has translation MFTQHILIASLLAILQVPSVAEPVAARDKSRGVVLLERDPAELLKLNQRAAPRNSKRSALFPPDPGGMRGGDSGWLIPLTVFETETGEDTDLFKPLPASLQTIEAFMASLETSVIVERPNGEPILGGLAELNEGKGEGKPVEVTYYHVEEDIALNELEAVLYYQQATAAFRGQEDAFEDTFLSADPAGSSVVQTPLRAATEEGRVVRWTPGSTLTYCVLRWTFGDDQAKYEQICENMKSAAADWSAVCNIQFEHRKEFDEVPRSQTFPKDAEGERAVLFVVAQQEIGSTIARAFFPNDPWYRRMLLIDPDEYYTTKINKIGIIRHELGHVLGCRHEHISPDAPAWISEFCTLESAQNSKPITKFDRASVMHYPCVALLEDGPPD, from the coding sequence ATGTTCACACAACACATTCTGATCGCCTCTCTCTTGGCAATCCTCCAAGTTCCTTCAGTTGCCGAGCCGGTAGCGGCCCGTGACAAGAGCCGGGGCGTGGTCTTGCTCGAACGGGACCCTGCGGAACTCCTGAAACTGAATCAGAGGGCCGCACCCAGAAACTCCAAGCGATCCGCCCTGTTCCCTCCGGATCCCGGAGGAATGCGCGGAGGAGACAGCGGATGGCTTATCCCACTGACGGTATTCGAGACCGAGACCGGTGAAGACACGGACCTGTTCAAGCCCCTCCCGGCCTCTTTGCAGACGATTGAGGCCTTCATGGCTTCGTTGGAAACCTCGGTCATTGTGGAACGACCGAACGGGGAGCCGATCTTGGGCGGACTCGCCGAGTTGAACGAAGGGAAGGGTGAGGGAAAGCCTGTCGAAGTCACTTACTACCATGTGGAAGAAGACATCGCTCTCAACGAACTCGAGGCCGTTCTCTATTATCAGCAGGCGACCGCCGCATTCCGCGGACAAGAAGACGCCTTCGAAGACACCTTCCTGTCAGCTGACCCTGCCGGCTCGTCCGTCGTCCAGACACCACTGCGTGCGGCGACGGAAGAAGGAAGGGTCGTCCGCTGGACTCCGGGATCGACCCTCACCTACTGCGTGCTCAGGTGGACCTTTGGGGATGACCAGGCGAAATATGAGCAAATCTGCGAGAACATGAAGTCGGCCGCTGCGGACTGGAGTGCCGTGTGCAACATCCAGTTCGAACATCGCAAGGAATTTGACGAAGTGCCCCGCAGCCAGACTTTCCCGAAGGATGCTGAAGGCGAACGAGCGGTTCTGTTCGTTGTCGCCCAGCAGGAGATCGGGTCGACGATCGCCCGGGCTTTCTTTCCGAACGACCCTTGGTACCGTCGCATGCTCCTGATTGATCCGGACGAATACTATACGACCAAGATCAACAAGATCGGGATCATTCGTCACGAACTCGGCCATGTGCTGGGCTGCCGTCACGAGCACATCAGCCCGGATGCGCCTGCTTGGATCAGCGAATTCTGTACTTTGGAGTCTGCGCAGAACTCGAAGCCGATCACCAAGTTTGACCGGGCGTCTGTCATGCACTACCCGTGTGTCGCCCTGTTAGAGGATGGCCCTCCCGATTGA
- a CDS encoding RHS repeat-associated core domain-containing protein produces MKPVGHLLRTLPFIALIVAAPALRAQFGPNNVVPDDPCDYFTFELHRDDPDVGGRMETTNESSECNKLRKDDTGLIEFKAVGMTGQSSHHIVTNDILSYYNSNDYGWRVVVGGAEVGGGVFPEGDGDPMTPDGIDTTIEVDLNRIHKSGKFEIEIVYLGSQTSSKSVCKRYEFCCRCDSCDGESCESTETSINESDGSLEISTGAGSDSTGVDGGAAVTAEVSDVDAFRSDASDTDDLEVSTSGQGYSVDKNPGGGLFFTVTGDWYTTAGPVSATAVTSKTYTAPGGTLLYEVAYEQKSGTWGNGTYDMVEITRTNSHTAAVTTEVDQYFEVSPTKRVLVEEGLRTTIWEKLSVTPSSYLTRIKVIEAGQTVSDKLITWKSEAYGYRKTKEVIDPDGAALTTTWSYYPSTAAFNARGRVMRMVEPTGQTTDYSYTTTGTEVKRKYGSTLEEKVTTSIVGDETTVTRAVDSTIVSKTVIDSTTARRIVKSYSDAANFLTTTTWFRRDASDFDGTVASVDNPDGTRTVYTRSIDGNGHLNVRVERGAFTGTTLDDGDSTLTITDLGGHLISRTTTDAVSNAITDDVIVTDSDTMGRPIEYTWFGGAYVTSRSFACCGVVDETDRYGVVTYHAYDALKRRTKSNRLGVTTHTVYDGLTVSTHRYAEIVDTGVLVNGAPTAGTEISRSVRNLAGTYSESRQVSPKTGTLIKLNDSTTTYLNPVADSPTQGLEGDVGMRVVTTRRELDSGGSDIWPAQTTDHFKDGRIKKSTGALVPARTYEYGVDSATTAGIYEYSTQAYLDGGTAKERSIVLVDWLGRSVYSGPCPNSGIPDHLSSHSYDSTTGQLLSSVDADGVTTSYAYNDRGERTTTAIDLNNDGIDLGTDIVSRVESTVVSAHSTVVRRTATTVWLDDSTPLVLSHEDVAVNGLGSWSIFYPGANAEESSSITDLGTAGDGDWTVTSTDSADAFAEKTFTDGLLETVKFFKSAGGTPTEQTTFTTYDTLNRPTHVTDARTGTTVTTYSSLTLDTVASVAVPGRGTVAYTYDHQGRMVKENLPDTDDEAGNNLVNEITSRFHTDGTLASRSGGQTYDTSHTYDYARRKKTLTTNYGATNSPSTTEWFYDTTLGRLARKEYDDGKGIDYTYTDAGRLKSREWSRDINGADPSTTMAERLKATYTYDSAGRLHTVTYNDAVTDDLQYEYDHLNRMNWVKQGGVKTHEYFYNSGDLLLDYEKVSYDLNGDNDTVDAGDLVRVIDRSYESGSGTSIHRRPSGFSLQDTANTPNVDHAVGYHYESGINRLLGISANGVPNLTGKSYAFEYEYGVTNSASLLSKVTGPAHTVENSWFASRDILALKENKGGGSTLRSSYDYDFVVGMEAHTVNEIGQRGGVLTDGTAFSSAPTYLWGYNANGEVTSSDSDTGTGETADDRHFTYDGIGNRLESRSGTSSSSGGAAIAYTPTALNQYSSIASSSPVHDLDGNLTTGGLRSGALQSLSGTAFTATLSWDAENRLIAVADSSAVVATYEYDYMGRRITATAAGTKTVFVYDGWNLIAEFEFIDESSAPKLDKTYTWGLDLNGSLRWAGGVGALLSMRDESSTPFPVYYPTYDGNGNVSEYLESSGAVVVHFEYDPFGTLLVSTDATGFFRFRYSTKPLDHQTGLYYYGYRYYDPVMGRWPSRDPIEERGGINLYGFVYNEPIGWIDVLGGSPRKPGGSGWHGGPSGRSKSKGQPGVNPLDALRRMLGIPFDILSGDLFLARVVGSNFDDTQCEFLITVTGIRTKGVAQGDGSENGNAEHRDRTSELPGYENVPNSTYVDNPTAVGGLGDFVQIVGDTVGAISITSERLANVIRKAYAKGLENGCEEKCIKIHLVAHSQGAAISTGAFALLPANIKDNIYFIGLGGQHRVGADGLGGSRNIENIEDIVPKIPNQISDIPGVGPEAEKFRPEDVGLPDGEESGPVSGHTLGNEKSGGDGAYYKYLEQHPW; encoded by the coding sequence ATGAAACCCGTCGGTCATCTTCTACGAACCCTGCCATTTATCGCCCTGATCGTCGCGGCACCCGCGTTGAGGGCTCAGTTCGGCCCCAACAATGTCGTCCCGGACGATCCGTGCGATTACTTCACTTTCGAGCTGCATCGCGATGATCCGGACGTCGGAGGCCGCATGGAAACGACCAATGAATCCAGCGAGTGCAACAAGCTACGCAAGGACGATACCGGCCTGATCGAGTTCAAGGCTGTGGGGATGACAGGCCAGTCATCCCATCACATCGTCACCAATGACATTCTGAGTTACTACAACTCCAACGACTATGGCTGGCGAGTGGTCGTCGGTGGTGCCGAGGTGGGTGGTGGTGTGTTCCCCGAGGGTGACGGAGACCCGATGACGCCGGACGGTATCGATACGACGATCGAGGTCGACCTGAACCGGATCCACAAGTCGGGCAAGTTCGAGATCGAGATTGTCTATCTCGGGAGCCAGACGTCCAGCAAGAGCGTCTGCAAGCGCTACGAGTTCTGTTGCCGTTGTGATTCGTGCGACGGGGAGAGTTGCGAATCTACCGAGACGTCGATCAACGAGTCGGACGGAAGCCTCGAGATCAGCACCGGAGCCGGCTCCGATTCGACTGGGGTCGACGGGGGTGCCGCCGTGACCGCCGAGGTGTCGGACGTCGACGCCTTCCGGAGCGACGCCTCCGATACCGACGATCTTGAAGTGAGCACTTCCGGGCAGGGTTACTCGGTGGACAAGAACCCCGGTGGAGGCCTATTCTTCACCGTCACTGGTGACTGGTATACGACGGCGGGGCCGGTCAGTGCGACGGCCGTGACATCGAAGACCTACACGGCTCCGGGCGGAACCCTGCTTTACGAGGTTGCGTATGAACAAAAATCCGGAACGTGGGGCAACGGCACTTATGACATGGTGGAGATCACGCGGACGAATAGCCACACCGCCGCGGTGACTACTGAGGTTGACCAATATTTCGAGGTATCCCCCACGAAACGCGTGCTCGTCGAGGAAGGCCTCAGGACCACGATCTGGGAGAAGCTTTCGGTGACGCCGAGCAGCTACCTGACCCGTATAAAGGTGATCGAGGCAGGCCAGACGGTCTCCGATAAGTTGATCACGTGGAAGTCCGAGGCGTATGGTTATCGCAAGACCAAAGAGGTGATTGATCCGGACGGTGCCGCCCTCACGACGACGTGGTCCTACTACCCCTCGACGGCTGCCTTCAATGCCCGCGGACGAGTCATGCGGATGGTCGAGCCGACCGGCCAGACAACCGATTATAGCTACACCACTACCGGCACGGAAGTGAAACGGAAATACGGATCCACATTGGAAGAGAAGGTGACGACCTCGATCGTGGGCGACGAGACCACCGTGACCCGGGCGGTGGACAGCACGATAGTGAGCAAGACTGTGATCGATTCGACGACCGCGCGCCGAATCGTGAAGAGCTACTCGGATGCTGCCAACTTCCTGACAACGACCACGTGGTTCCGGCGGGATGCCTCCGACTTCGACGGCACGGTCGCTTCCGTCGACAACCCCGACGGAACCAGGACCGTCTACACCCGCTCTATCGACGGCAACGGTCATCTCAATGTCCGGGTGGAGCGCGGAGCCTTCACCGGCACCACGCTCGACGATGGGGATTCCACGCTGACCATCACCGATCTCGGTGGCCACTTGATCAGCCGGACGACAACCGACGCAGTCAGCAACGCCATCACCGACGACGTCATCGTGACCGACAGCGACACCATGGGGCGCCCGATTGAGTATACGTGGTTCGGCGGTGCCTACGTGACTTCGCGCAGCTTCGCCTGCTGCGGAGTTGTCGATGAAACCGACCGCTACGGCGTCGTCACCTACCACGCCTATGACGCGCTGAAACGCCGCACCAAGAGCAACCGCCTTGGGGTTACCACCCACACTGTCTATGATGGCCTGACTGTGTCCACCCACCGGTATGCCGAGATCGTGGACACCGGGGTTCTGGTCAACGGAGCTCCTACTGCTGGCACGGAGATCTCGCGGAGTGTCCGGAATCTCGCAGGCACTTATTCGGAGAGTCGGCAGGTCTCCCCGAAGACCGGGACCTTGATCAAACTCAATGACTCCACAACCACCTACCTCAATCCGGTGGCCGACAGTCCGACGCAGGGTCTGGAGGGTGACGTCGGCATGCGGGTGGTGACCACCCGCCGGGAACTCGACAGTGGAGGTTCGGACATATGGCCTGCACAGACGACCGATCACTTCAAGGATGGCAGGATCAAGAAGTCGACGGGCGCCCTTGTCCCCGCCAGGACCTATGAATATGGAGTGGACTCCGCCACCACGGCCGGGATCTACGAATATTCGACCCAAGCCTATCTCGACGGCGGCACCGCGAAGGAACGTTCGATCGTGCTCGTCGACTGGTTGGGTCGCAGTGTTTACAGCGGGCCCTGCCCTAATTCCGGGATACCGGACCACCTGTCCAGCCACTCGTACGATTCGACCACCGGTCAACTTCTGAGCTCGGTCGATGCCGATGGGGTGACGACCAGCTACGCATACAACGACAGGGGCGAGCGAACCACCACGGCTATCGATCTCAATAATGACGGGATCGATCTCGGGACCGACATTGTCAGCCGCGTCGAGTCTACCGTGGTCTCGGCCCATTCTACGGTGGTGCGACGCACGGCCACCACGGTATGGTTGGACGATTCGACCCCGTTGGTGCTCAGCCACGAGGACGTGGCTGTCAACGGTCTCGGCAGTTGGTCGATTTTCTACCCGGGTGCAAATGCCGAGGAGAGTTCGTCCATTACCGATTTGGGAACCGCGGGGGATGGCGATTGGACGGTGACCTCAACAGATTCGGCCGATGCTTTCGCGGAGAAGACTTTCACAGATGGCCTGCTTGAGACGGTAAAGTTCTTCAAATCCGCCGGAGGCACGCCCACTGAGCAAACAACCTTTACTACTTACGACACGTTGAACCGTCCAACCCATGTGACGGATGCCCGGACCGGGACGACCGTAACCACTTACAGCAGCCTCACCCTTGACACGGTGGCAAGCGTCGCTGTTCCCGGCCGCGGTACGGTAGCATATACGTACGACCACCAAGGTCGGATGGTGAAAGAGAATCTTCCGGATACCGACGATGAAGCTGGGAACAACCTCGTAAACGAAATCACGAGCCGTTTCCACACGGATGGCACCTTGGCCAGCCGGTCAGGTGGCCAAACGTACGACACCAGTCACACTTACGACTATGCTAGGCGCAAGAAGACGCTCACCACGAATTATGGAGCGACTAACAGTCCCTCGACCACCGAGTGGTTCTACGACACGACGCTCGGAAGGTTGGCCCGCAAGGAGTACGACGACGGCAAGGGAATCGACTATACCTACACGGATGCGGGGCGGCTCAAGAGCAGGGAGTGGTCGAGGGATATCAATGGGGCAGATCCGTCGACCACCATGGCCGAACGACTAAAGGCAACCTATACCTACGACAGCGCGGGACGACTCCACACCGTCACCTACAATGACGCCGTGACCGATGATCTACAGTACGAATACGATCACCTAAATCGCATGAATTGGGTGAAGCAGGGAGGAGTCAAGACTCACGAATATTTCTACAATTCCGGCGACCTCTTGCTGGATTACGAGAAGGTCTCCTACGACCTCAACGGGGATAACGACACCGTCGATGCAGGTGACCTCGTCCGGGTCATCGACCGCTCATACGAGTCCGGATCCGGAACGAGCATCCACCGCCGCCCATCCGGCTTCAGCCTTCAGGATACCGCCAACACGCCGAACGTGGATCATGCGGTGGGCTACCATTACGAGTCGGGAATCAACCGGTTGCTCGGCATCTCCGCCAACGGCGTTCCGAATCTCACCGGGAAGTCCTACGCGTTCGAGTACGAGTATGGCGTGACGAATTCGGCCAGCCTTCTGAGCAAGGTGACAGGCCCTGCGCACACGGTGGAAAACTCCTGGTTTGCAAGCCGCGACATTCTGGCGCTTAAGGAGAACAAGGGCGGTGGATCGACACTGCGTTCTTCCTATGACTACGACTTCGTGGTAGGCATGGAGGCGCACACCGTGAACGAGATCGGACAACGTGGTGGAGTCCTGACCGATGGAACCGCCTTCAGCTCGGCCCCCACCTACCTCTGGGGCTACAATGCCAATGGCGAGGTGACGAGTTCGGACAGCGACACCGGCACAGGCGAGACCGCGGATGACCGCCACTTCACCTACGACGGGATTGGAAACCGTCTTGAGTCGAGGTCCGGAACATCCAGCTCGTCAGGCGGAGCAGCCATTGCCTACACGCCCACGGCACTCAACCAGTACAGCTCAATCGCTTCGTCCAGCCCGGTTCATGATCTGGACGGCAATCTGACCACCGGTGGGCTGCGCAGCGGCGCGCTTCAGTCGCTTTCCGGGACCGCTTTCACGGCCACTCTTTCGTGGGACGCCGAGAACCGCCTGATCGCGGTCGCCGACTCCTCGGCCGTCGTGGCTACCTACGAGTATGACTACATGGGCCGGAGGATCACCGCCACCGCCGCCGGAACGAAGACCGTATTCGTATACGACGGCTGGAATCTGATCGCAGAATTCGAGTTTATCGACGAGAGCTCTGCGCCAAAGCTGGACAAGACCTATACATGGGGTCTGGATCTCAACGGTTCGTTGCGATGGGCTGGTGGGGTCGGGGCCCTCCTCTCGATGCGTGACGAGTCATCGACACCATTTCCGGTCTACTATCCGACCTACGACGGGAACGGCAACGTCAGCGAATATTTGGAATCGAGTGGAGCCGTTGTGGTTCACTTCGAATACGATCCGTTCGGTACATTGCTCGTTAGCACGGACGCGACGGGGTTCTTCCGGTTCCGGTATTCGACCAAGCCGCTGGATCATCAAACTGGACTCTACTACTACGGATACCGTTACTACGACCCGGTGATGGGAAGATGGCCATCAAGGGATCCGATTGAAGAACGTGGAGGGATCAATCTCTATGGATTTGTATACAACGAACCTATTGGATGGATTGATGTTCTTGGGGGTAGCCCGAGAAAGCCGGGTGGTAGTGGATGGCACGGTGGCCCTTCCGGGCGTAGCAAATCCAAAGGTCAGCCCGGCGTCAATCCGTTGGATGCCCTCCGGAGAATGCTTGGAATACCTTTCGATATCCTCTCTGGCGATCTATTCCTCGCACGGGTGGTTGGTAGCAATTTCGATGATACACAGTGTGAGTTCCTGATTACTGTAACCGGAATTCGGACCAAAGGGGTTGCTCAGGGTGACGGTAGCGAGAATGGAAACGCTGAACACAGAGACCGAACGTCAGAACTTCCGGGCTACGAGAATGTTCCCAACTCTACCTACGTCGACAACCCGACGGCGGTTGGTGGGCTTGGTGACTTCGTTCAGATCGTTGGTGATACAGTTGGAGCGATCAGCATAACCTCAGAAAGACTCGCGAACGTAATTAGAAAGGCATATGCAAAAGGGCTTGAAAATGGATGTGAAGAGAAGTGTATCAAAATTCATTTAGTGGCTCATAGTCAAGGAGCCGCGATCTCAACGGGAGCCTTTGCGCTGCTCCCAGCAAACATAAAGGACAATATCTACTTCATTGGTTTAGGTGGGCAGCATAGGGTGGGCGCCGATGGGCTTGGTGGATCAAGAAATATTGAGAATATTGAAGATATTGTCCCGAAAATCCCGAATCAGATATCCGATATTCCGGGGGTGGGGCCGGAAGCAGAGAAGTTCCGTCCAGAGGATGTTGGGCTTCCCGATGGAGAAGAGTCGGGCCCGGTGAGCGGCCATACACTTGGGAACGAAAAATCTGGAGGAGATGGAGCTTATTATAAATATCTTGAACAGCATCCTTGGTGA
- a CDS encoding carbonic anhydrase family protein, whose amino-acid sequence MMKVIVIVGLLAALLIGDLFAGTLQPDAETQKKLTPESVLKDLMAGNERYTKGELSDPNVKARVEKAVEGQFPKAYILSCVDSRVPVEQVFDQSIGDIFVGRVAGNVEGTDQLGSIEFATKVAGVKLVMVLGHEACGAVKGACDHVKLGNLTDLLAEITPAVESVEGHEDRSSKNKEFVDDVIEANVRKTVADLRERSEVLAGLEKEGAVKIVGAIYSLHDGSVTLLD is encoded by the coding sequence ATGATGAAAGTGATTGTGATCGTCGGCCTGCTGGCCGCACTCCTGATCGGCGACCTCTTCGCCGGAACCCTGCAGCCGGACGCCGAGACCCAGAAGAAGTTGACGCCCGAATCGGTGCTCAAGGACCTGATGGCGGGCAATGAACGTTACACCAAGGGCGAACTCAGCGACCCGAACGTGAAGGCACGTGTCGAGAAGGCCGTCGAAGGCCAGTTCCCCAAGGCCTATATCCTGTCCTGCGTCGACTCGCGGGTGCCAGTCGAGCAGGTCTTTGACCAAAGCATCGGCGACATCTTCGTCGGACGCGTCGCCGGTAATGTCGAGGGTACCGACCAACTCGGTTCGATCGAATTCGCCACCAAGGTCGCCGGCGTGAAGCTCGTGATGGTTCTCGGCCACGAGGCCTGCGGAGCCGTCAAGGGCGCCTGCGACCACGTGAAGCTGGGCAACCTCACCGACCTCCTCGCCGAGATCACTCCGGCGGTCGAGTCGGTCGAAGGCCACGAGGACCGCAGCTCGAAGAACAAGGAGTTCGTCGATGACGTGATCGAGGCCAACGTCCGCAAGACCGTCGCCGACCTGCGCGAGCGCAGCGAGGTGCTTGCCGGACTCGAGAAGGAGGGCGCCGTGAAAATCGTCGGCGCCATTTACTCGCTCCACGACGGCAGCGTGACGCTGCTCGACTGA
- a CDS encoding phosphatidylinositol-specific phospholipase C domain-containing protein, translating into MLSHLQAGHRCALRVLGLLVAVGGIAAAQEKDARPPSALSDLKIGADTASWMSCFHRAGSGLDGLTLKQICIPGTHDAGSYQALGAKGVIASRWVITQKLNLREQLEAGARRLDLRVMKVPEGADEGELEAGFYIHHGGFATVALGKALEQLKAYLDSDAARTETVLLEFSHFKGMTPGQNEGSDYAALLGQIEEAIGRHLLKRPEGDHSFIDLPLRKLKGKAVLLVQTGSFFEGVPDSPVVHRLHRDRPIYDRYANKDQTAAMVADQAKKFRDYQADDSLFLLNWTLTPGRSLRSTGGVRNLAADANPQLLKHFNDPALPFARPNEAGRIINVINVDFFGVRECEVLKVCVEVMRNSARPR; encoded by the coding sequence ATGCTTTCGCACCTGCAGGCCGGTCACCGATGCGCCCTCCGTGTCCTCGGCCTGCTCGTGGCCGTTGGTGGTATCGCCGCGGCGCAGGAAAAGGACGCAAGACCACCAAGCGCCCTGTCCGACCTGAAGATCGGCGCCGACACCGCTTCTTGGATGAGTTGCTTCCATCGTGCCGGCAGCGGGCTCGACGGGCTGACCCTCAAGCAGATCTGTATTCCCGGGACCCACGACGCGGGTTCTTACCAGGCCCTCGGAGCCAAAGGGGTCATCGCGTCGCGCTGGGTCATCACCCAGAAGCTGAATCTGCGAGAGCAACTGGAGGCGGGCGCACGACGCTTGGATCTCCGCGTGATGAAGGTTCCGGAAGGAGCGGACGAGGGTGAGCTTGAGGCCGGCTTTTACATCCATCACGGCGGCTTCGCTACCGTCGCGCTCGGCAAGGCCCTCGAACAACTGAAGGCCTACCTCGACTCCGATGCCGCTAGGACCGAAACCGTCCTCCTTGAGTTCAGTCACTTCAAAGGGATGACTCCGGGGCAGAATGAAGGAAGCGACTACGCGGCCTTACTCGGCCAGATTGAGGAAGCCATCGGGAGACACCTTCTGAAGCGACCGGAAGGCGATCATTCCTTCATCGATCTCCCGCTACGCAAGCTCAAGGGCAAGGCGGTGTTGTTGGTCCAAACGGGCTCGTTCTTTGAAGGAGTGCCCGACTCACCGGTGGTCCACCGGCTTCACCGCGACCGGCCGATCTACGACCGCTACGCGAACAAGGACCAGACCGCCGCCATGGTCGCGGATCAGGCGAAAAAGTTCCGGGACTACCAAGCCGACGACAGCCTGTTCCTTCTCAACTGGACCCTCACCCCGGGCCGTTCGCTGCGCTCTACCGGCGGTGTCCGCAATCTCGCGGCCGATGCGAATCCCCAGCTCCTCAAGCACTTCAACGACCCCGCCCTCCCCTTCGCCCGTCCGAACGAAGCGGGTCGGATCATCAATGTGATCAACGTCGACTTCTTCGGCGTCCGCGAGTGCGAAGTCCTCAAGGTCTGCGTCGAAGTGATGCGGAATTCGGCCCGGCCAAGATAG
- a CDS encoding 50S ribosomal protein L11 methyltransferase codes for MRMWVWEKLSASKWLDAWEDRFHGNPNFVVHVLKGGKTLRVEVFCETKKDAEAIVERFGGRVKRLKNADWQKPVTVPPPLKIRDRFLVTQEDSERKLKSLAKEHAGREVISIPPEMAFGTGDHATTSTCLRFLVDIGRERGSGWSCADLGCGTGLLAVAAAKLGADPVFACDFDPFAVTVTERNAERNGTPGIRVEEIDILKWKPRKAYDVVLANIFSTVLIQAFPVISKVVRPGGDLVLSGILASQAWDVFEAAAAHGFGFPQVVKKGKWVTARGGWMSDLVARQT; via the coding sequence ATGCGCATGTGGGTTTGGGAAAAACTGTCGGCGTCGAAGTGGCTCGATGCCTGGGAGGACCGGTTTCACGGCAACCCGAACTTCGTGGTCCATGTGCTCAAGGGCGGCAAGACCCTCCGAGTGGAGGTTTTCTGCGAAACGAAGAAGGACGCCGAGGCGATTGTCGAACGCTTCGGCGGCCGCGTGAAGCGGCTCAAGAATGCTGACTGGCAGAAACCGGTGACGGTCCCGCCGCCGCTCAAGATCCGCGATCGTTTTCTGGTCACCCAGGAGGATTCCGAAAGGAAGCTGAAGTCTCTGGCAAAGGAGCATGCCGGGAGGGAGGTCATCAGCATTCCGCCGGAGATGGCCTTCGGTACCGGGGACCATGCGACGACCTCCACCTGCCTGCGGTTTCTGGTCGATATCGGTCGCGAGCGTGGCTCGGGCTGGAGCTGTGCCGACCTCGGTTGTGGAACCGGGTTGCTGGCCGTGGCCGCAGCCAAGCTTGGGGCCGATCCGGTCTTTGCCTGTGATTTCGACCCATTCGCCGTGACCGTCACCGAGCGCAATGCCGAGCGCAACGGAACCCCGGGGATTCGCGTCGAGGAGATCGACATCCTCAAATGGAAGCCGCGCAAGGCCTACGACGTGGTGCTGGCAAATATCTTCTCGACCGTCCTGATTCAGGCGTTCCCGGTCATTTCCAAAGTCGTCCGCCCGGGCGGGGATCTCGTGTTGTCGGGGATTCTGGCCAGCCAGGCGTGGGACGTGTTCGAAGCCGCCGCCGCCCATGGCTTCGGCTTTCCCCAAGTGGTGAAGAAGGGGAAATGGGTGACGGCCCGCGGAGGCTGGATGAGCGATCTGGTCGCCCGGCAGACCTAG
- a CDS encoding response regulator transcription factor, giving the protein MKLLVIEDDDDVRATIVRTLSEAGFSVDVADNGTEGLYRALHWNHEVILLDVMLPGLNGWDLLASLREVKTTPVLMLTAEGELEDRLQGLNGGADDYLVKPYEPRELVARVRALARRATGQVKNEIRIGSVRIDTASRSVFKDEQAVKFTKAQYTVLEYLASRAGAVVTREDLCETLGIENEEEFSNVLNVHIYNIRKRLGRDFLQNKRGQGFIIPADA; this is encoded by the coding sequence ATGAAGCTATTGGTGATTGAGGACGACGACGATGTCCGTGCGACGATCGTCCGGACCCTGAGCGAGGCGGGCTTCAGTGTGGACGTCGCGGACAACGGAACGGAAGGGCTGTACCGGGCGCTCCATTGGAATCATGAGGTCATCCTGCTCGACGTCATGTTGCCGGGGTTGAATGGATGGGACCTGTTGGCTTCCTTGAGGGAAGTGAAGACGACCCCCGTTCTCATGCTGACCGCGGAAGGCGAGCTTGAAGACCGGCTTCAGGGCCTGAACGGCGGCGCGGATGATTACCTCGTCAAACCCTACGAGCCCCGGGAACTGGTTGCCCGGGTCCGTGCGCTTGCCCGTCGCGCCACCGGCCAGGTGAAAAACGAGATCCGGATCGGATCGGTGCGGATCGACACGGCCAGCCGCTCGGTCTTCAAGGATGAACAAGCGGTCAAATTCACCAAGGCTCAGTACACCGTGCTCGAGTACCTTGCCAGTCGGGCAGGCGCCGTCGTCACGCGCGAAGACTTGTGCGAAACGTTGGGCATCGAGAATGAAGAGGAATTCTCCAACGTTCTCAACGTGCACATCTACAACATCCGGAAGCGGCTGGGGAGAGACTTCCTTCAGAACAAACGCGGCCAGGGTTTCATCATCCCGGCAGACGCCTGA